Within the Myxococcales bacterium genome, the region CGCCCAACCGGACGTGGAATAGCGCGATTCAACTACCCGCTGTACCGTCCTGGCATCAACCTTTTTCAGGCTCGGCGGGAGTCCGGTGGCGCTATTCGGTGCCGGTTGACGCTGATCGGTTATGCGGCATAGTGATGTCGAAATGAGTGATCAGGAAGTTCGCGTTCAGTTCCTCGGAAGCGGAGACGCTTTCGGTAGTGGCGGTAGATTTCAGACCTGCATATTGGTCCGGGCCGCCTCTACTAGCTTCCTCATCGACTGCGGGACGTCATCTCTAATTGCGATGAAGCGGGCTAAAGTTGACCCGAACCAGATAGACACGATCGTGATCTCTCACCTCCACGGCGATCATTTCGGGGGGATCCCCTTCTTCATTCTTGACGCCCAACTCGTCTCGAAGCGAACGTCGCCGCTTTCCATAGTTGGGCCCCCAGGAATAAGCGATCGAGTTCGCGCCGCCATGGAGATCCTGTTCCCGGGCTCATCCGAGGTGAAGCAGCGCTTCTCGCTGTCGTTCACTGAGCTCACCACTGAATCGAGCGTACAGGTAGGGCCGATATTGGTCACTGCGTTTCCGGTCATTCACTTTAGCGGCGCCCCTTCATATGCTCTTCGCACGGAAGTAGAAGAGCGAGTAATCGTCTACTCCGGTGACACGGAGTGGGCCGATAGCCTTATCGAGGCTTCCGCGAGCGCAGACCTGTTTATTTGCGAGGCGTACTACTTCGATAAAGTCATGAAGTTTCATCTCGACTACAAGAGTTTGCTCTCTCATCGTGAGCAGTTTTCCTGTAAGCGTTTTCTCCTGACGCACATGAGCGAAGATATGCTCGCGGAACTCGAACGGGTAGAGATCGAGACAGCGCACGATGGTTTGGTAGTGACTCTGTAGCGTGGGCCGCCTGACTTCAATCTTGAAGTGCATCATCTGACCTCTCGAAACGCCGCCGAGTGGCATTTCGGGGGGGGCAGAAGCTTGTCGCGAACAGCTGCATAACTTGCCGTTGCAGACGGACCGGCTGGGCTTCCTTCAATTTGAATCGTGGTAA harbors:
- a CDS encoding MBL fold metallo-hydrolase, with product MSDQEVRVQFLGSGDAFGSGGRFQTCILVRAASTSFLIDCGTSSLIAMKRAKVDPNQIDTIVISHLHGDHFGGIPFFILDAQLVSKRTSPLSIVGPPGISDRVRAAMEILFPGSSEVKQRFSLSFTELTTESSVQVGPILVTAFPVIHFSGAPSYALRTEVEERVIVYSGDTEWADSLIEASASADLFICEAYYFDKVMKFHLDYKSLLSHREQFSCKRFLLTHMSEDMLAELERVEIETAHDGLVVTL